One genomic window of Streptomyces sp. NBC_01498 includes the following:
- the tpiA gene encoding triose-phosphate isomerase has translation MAADTPTEKTARTPLMAGNWKMNLNHLEAIAHVQKLAFALTDKDHDAVETAVLVPFTDLRSVQTLVDGDKLKIKYGAQDISRHDSGAYTGEVSGPMLAKLKCAYVAVGHSERRQYHAETDEVCNAKVKAAYKHGLTPILCIGEGLDIRKAGEQVPYTLAQLDGGLKDIPADQAESVVIAYEPVWAIGTGEVATPEDAQEVCGAIRARLGELYSPELAERVRIQYGGSVKAGNVGAIMAQPDVDGALVGGAALDAEEFVKIVRFRDQ, from the coding sequence ATGGCAGCTGACACCCCGACCGAGAAGACCGCCCGTACCCCGCTGATGGCGGGCAACTGGAAGATGAACCTCAACCACCTCGAGGCCATCGCGCACGTCCAGAAGCTCGCCTTCGCGCTGACCGACAAGGACCACGACGCGGTCGAGACGGCCGTCCTGGTGCCGTTCACCGACCTGCGCTCCGTGCAGACACTGGTCGACGGCGACAAGCTCAAGATCAAGTACGGCGCCCAGGACATCTCCCGGCACGACTCCGGCGCGTACACCGGCGAGGTCTCCGGGCCGATGCTGGCGAAGCTGAAGTGCGCGTATGTGGCCGTCGGCCACAGCGAGCGCCGGCAGTACCACGCCGAGACGGACGAGGTCTGCAACGCCAAGGTCAAGGCCGCGTACAAGCACGGGCTGACCCCCATCCTCTGCATCGGCGAGGGCCTGGACATCCGCAAGGCGGGCGAGCAGGTCCCGTACACGCTCGCGCAGCTCGACGGCGGTCTGAAGGACATCCCGGCCGACCAGGCCGAGTCGGTCGTGATCGCGTACGAGCCGGTGTGGGCCATCGGCACCGGCGAGGTCGCCACTCCTGAGGACGCCCAGGAGGTGTGCGGGGCGATCCGTGCCCGGCTCGGTGAGCTGTACTCGCCCGAGCTGGCCGAGCGGGTCCGTATCCAGTACGGCGGTTCGGTGAAGGCCGGGAACGTGGGTGCGATCATGGCGCAGCCGGACGTGGACGGCGCCCTGGTCGGCGGTGCGGCACTGGACGCCGAGGAGTTCGTCAAGATCGTCAGGTTCCGTGACCAGTAA
- a CDS encoding phosphoglycerate kinase, with translation MKTIDELLDEGVTGKRVFVRADLNVPLDGTTITDDGRIRAVLPTVSRLAGAGARVIVASHLGRPKGAPDPAFSLAPAAARLGELLGADVAFATDTVGDSAKAVVAALGDGQVAVVENLRFNAGETSKDAAERGAFADRLAELADLYVGDGFGAVHRAHASVVDLPARLPHAAGGLIATEVGVLKKLTENVARPYAVVLGGAKVSDKLGVIDHLLEKADRILIGGGMAYTFLKAQGHEVGVSLLQEDQIPAVQEYLKRAEERGVEFVLPVDVLVASAFPDLKTKAPAHPQTVPVDAIPADGMGLDNGPETNRLYAAKLADAATVFWNGPMGVFEHPDYAEGTRAVAQALIDSDAFTVVGGGDSAAAVRILGFDETAFGHISTGGGASLEYLEGKTLPGLAALED, from the coding sequence ATGAAGACGATCGACGAACTTCTCGACGAAGGGGTCACCGGCAAGCGCGTCTTCGTCCGGGCCGACCTCAACGTGCCGCTCGACGGCACCACCATCACCGACGACGGCCGCATCCGCGCCGTGCTCCCGACCGTCTCCCGGCTCGCCGGGGCCGGCGCCCGGGTGATCGTGGCCTCCCACCTCGGCCGCCCGAAGGGCGCGCCGGACCCCGCCTTCTCGCTGGCCCCCGCCGCCGCGCGGCTCGGTGAACTCCTCGGCGCCGACGTCGCGTTCGCGACCGACACCGTCGGCGACTCCGCCAAGGCCGTCGTCGCCGCGCTCGGGGACGGACAGGTCGCCGTCGTGGAGAACCTGCGCTTCAACGCCGGGGAGACCTCGAAGGACGCCGCCGAGCGCGGCGCCTTCGCCGACCGGCTCGCCGAACTGGCCGACCTCTACGTGGGCGACGGCTTCGGCGCCGTCCACCGCGCGCACGCCTCGGTCGTCGACCTGCCGGCCCGGCTCCCGCACGCGGCGGGCGGTCTCATCGCCACCGAGGTCGGGGTGCTCAAGAAGCTCACCGAGAACGTCGCCCGGCCGTACGCGGTCGTCCTCGGCGGCGCCAAGGTCTCCGACAAGCTCGGCGTCATCGACCATCTGCTGGAGAAGGCCGACCGCATCCTGATCGGCGGCGGCATGGCGTACACCTTCCTCAAGGCCCAGGGTCACGAGGTCGGAGTCTCGCTGCTCCAGGAGGACCAGATCCCGGCCGTCCAGGAGTATCTGAAGCGCGCCGAGGAGCGGGGCGTGGAATTCGTCCTGCCGGTCGACGTCCTGGTCGCGTCCGCCTTCCCCGACCTGAAGACGAAGGCGCCCGCCCACCCGCAGACCGTCCCCGTCGACGCCATCCCCGCCGACGGGATGGGCCTGGACAACGGTCCGGAGACCAACCGGCTGTACGCGGCGAAGCTCGCCGACGCGGCCACCGTCTTCTGGAACGGCCCCATGGGCGTCTTCGAGCACCCCGACTACGCCGAGGGCACCCGGGCCGTCGCCCAGGCCCTGATCGACTCCGACGCCTTCACGGTCGTCGGCGGTGGCGACTCCGCCGCCGCCGTCCGGATCCTCGGCTTCGACGAAACCGCATTCGGCCACATTTCGACCGGTGGCGGCGCCAGCCTCGAATATCTCGAAGGCAAGACGCTTCCCGGCCTCGCCGCTCTGGAGGACTGA
- a CDS encoding gluconeogenesis factor YvcK family protein, which translates to MTGRNFRLRRLRRTTPTLSGRGRGAQPKVVALGGGMGLSASLTALRRITGDLTAVVTVADDGGSSGRLREELGVLPPGDLRKALAALCGDDDWGQTWARVIQHRFQSKGDLHEHAVGNLLIVALWEQLGDHVLALDLVGKLLGAHGRVLPMSAVPLELQALVRGHDPDRPDDIDTVRGQATVALTRGEVQSVHLVPNDPPAVPEAVAAVLDADWVVLGPGSWFSSVIPHLLVPELLDALVETKARRVLSLNLAPQPGETEGFSPQRHLEVLGRHAPKLALDVVLADEAAVPDSESLSDAARRFGAAVELAPVARPDGLPKHDPELLAAAYDRIFRMHGRIGPWR; encoded by the coding sequence GTGACCGGACGCAACTTCCGGCTGCGACGGCTGCGCAGGACCACGCCGACGCTGTCCGGCCGGGGACGCGGCGCCCAGCCCAAGGTCGTCGCGCTCGGCGGCGGCATGGGACTGTCCGCGTCCCTGACGGCGCTGCGCCGGATCACCGGCGACCTCACCGCCGTCGTCACCGTCGCCGACGACGGCGGCTCCAGCGGCCGGCTCCGTGAGGAGCTGGGCGTGCTGCCGCCGGGGGATCTGCGCAAGGCGCTGGCGGCGCTCTGCGGCGACGACGACTGGGGCCAGACCTGGGCCCGGGTCATCCAGCACCGCTTCCAGTCCAAGGGCGACCTGCACGAGCACGCGGTCGGCAATCTGCTGATCGTCGCCCTGTGGGAACAGCTCGGCGACCATGTCCTCGCTCTGGACCTGGTCGGCAAGCTCCTCGGCGCCCACGGCAGGGTGCTGCCGATGTCCGCCGTGCCGCTGGAGCTCCAGGCGCTCGTACGGGGCCACGACCCGGACCGCCCGGACGACATCGACACCGTGCGGGGACAGGCCACCGTCGCCCTCACCCGCGGCGAGGTGCAGTCCGTGCATCTCGTGCCGAACGACCCGCCGGCCGTCCCCGAGGCCGTCGCCGCCGTCCTCGACGCGGACTGGGTGGTGCTCGGTCCCGGCTCCTGGTTCTCCTCCGTGATCCCCCATCTGCTGGTGCCCGAACTGCTGGACGCGCTCGTCGAGACGAAGGCCCGGCGGGTCCTCTCGCTGAACCTCGCGCCACAACCCGGTGAAACCGAAGGGTTCTCACCGCAGCGTCATTTGGAGGTTTTGGGACGACACGCCCCTAAACTCGCCCTGGACGTGGTGCTGGCCGACGAGGCCGCCGTGCCCGACAGCGAGTCACTCTCCGATGCCGCGCGACGGTTCGGTGCCGCGGTCGAGCTGGCTCCCGTGGCCCGGCCCGACGGACTTCCGAAGCACGACCCGGAGCTGTTGGCCGCCGCGTACGACCGTATTTTTCGGATGCATGGAAGGATCGGCCCATGGCGATGA
- a CDS encoding RNA polymerase-binding protein RbpA, with amino-acid sequence MASGNAIRGSRVGAGPMGEAERGESAPRARISFWCSNRHETQPSFASDAQIPDIWDCPRCGFPAGQDPDNPPDPPRTEPYKTHLAYVRERRTDADGEAILAEALAKLRGEI; translated from the coding sequence GTGGCAAGTGGCAACGCGATCCGGGGAAGCCGGGTCGGAGCGGGGCCGATGGGCGAGGCCGAGCGTGGCGAGTCCGCGCCACGCGCGCGCATCTCCTTCTGGTGCTCCAACAGGCACGAGACGCAGCCGAGCTTCGCCAGTGACGCGCAGATCCCGGACATCTGGGACTGCCCCCGCTGCGGCTTCCCGGCCGGCCAGGACCCGGACAACCCGCCGGACCCGCCGCGCACCGAGCCCTACAAGACCCACCTCGCCTACGTACGCGAGCGGCGCACGGACGCGGACGGCGAAGCGATCCTCGCCGAGGCCCTCGCCAAACTGCGTGGCGAGATCTAG
- the secG gene encoding preprotein translocase subunit SecG, with the protein MIMGFSIALIVFSLLLMLLVLMHKGKGGGLSDMFGGGMQSSVGGSSVAERNLDRITIVVGMGWFACIVVLGLLMKLDN; encoded by the coding sequence GTGATTATGGGGTTCTCGATCGCCCTGATCGTCTTCAGCCTGCTGCTGATGCTGCTGGTGCTGATGCACAAGGGGAAGGGCGGCGGCCTCTCCGACATGTTCGGTGGCGGCATGCAGTCGTCCGTCGGTGGTTCCTCGGTCGCCGAGCGCAACCTCGACCGCATCACCATCGTGGTCGGTATGGGATGGTTCGCCTGCATTGTCGTGCTTGGCCTGCTGATGAAGCTGGACAACTGA
- the whiA gene encoding DNA-binding protein WhiA gives MAMTAAVKDEIARLPVTRTCCRKAEVSAILRFAGGLHLVSGRIVIEAELDTSIAARRLRKDILEIFGHNSELVVMAPGGLRRGSRYVVRVITGGDQLARQTGLVDGRGRPIRGLPPQVVSGATCDAEAAWRGAFLSHGSLTEPGRSSSLEVTCPGPEAALALVGAARRLQIPSKAREVRGVDRVVVRDGDAIGALLTRLGAHESVLAWEERRMRREVRATANRLANFDDANLRRSARAAVAAGARVQRALEILGDEVPEHLAAAGRLRMEHKQASLEELGALADPALTKDAVAGRIRRLLAMADKKAQDLGIPGTESTLSEEMADGLVG, from the coding sequence ATGGCGATGACGGCAGCGGTGAAGGACGAGATCGCCCGGCTCCCCGTCACCCGTACGTGCTGCAGGAAGGCCGAAGTCTCGGCGATTCTCCGGTTCGCGGGTGGTCTCCACCTGGTGAGCGGGCGCATTGTGATCGAGGCGGAGCTGGACACCAGCATCGCCGCGCGCCGGCTCCGCAAGGACATCCTGGAGATCTTCGGACACAACTCCGAACTGGTGGTGATGGCCCCCGGCGGCCTGCGCCGCGGCAGCCGCTACGTCGTGCGGGTGATCACCGGCGGTGATCAGCTGGCCCGTCAGACGGGTCTGGTCGACGGCCGGGGACGGCCGATCCGCGGTCTGCCCCCGCAGGTGGTCTCCGGCGCGACCTGCGACGCCGAGGCGGCCTGGCGGGGCGCGTTCCTCTCGCACGGCTCGCTCACCGAGCCGGGCCGCTCCTCCTCGCTGGAGGTGACCTGCCCGGGGCCCGAGGCGGCCCTCGCGCTGGTGGGCGCCGCCCGCAGACTCCAGATCCCGTCCAAGGCCCGTGAGGTGCGCGGGGTGGACCGGGTCGTCGTACGGGACGGGGACGCGATCGGGGCACTGCTGACGCGGCTCGGGGCGCATGAGTCGGTGCTGGCGTGGGAGGAGCGGCGGATGCGCCGCGAGGTCCGTGCCACGGCCAACCGGCTCGCCAACTTCGACGACGCCAATCTCCGCCGCTCGGCGCGCGCGGCCGTGGCGGCCGGTGCCCGGGTGCAGCGCGCCCTGGAGATTCTGGGCGACGAGGTGCCCGAACACCTCGCCGCCGCCGGGCGGTTGCGGATGGAGCACAAGCAGGCGTCGCTGGAGGAGCTGGGCGCGCTCGCCGACCCCGCGCTCACCAAGGACGCGGTGGCCGGACGGATCCGCCGGCTGCTGGCCATGGCGGACAAGAAGGCGCAGGACCTGGGGATTCCGGGGACCGAGTCGACGCTGTCGGAGGAGATGGCGGACGGGCTGGTCGGCTGA
- the gap gene encoding type I glyceraldehyde-3-phosphate dehydrogenase: MTIRVGINGFGRIGRSYFRALLEQGADIEIVAVNDLGDTATTAHLLKYDTVMGRLKAEVSHTADTITVDGKTFKVLSERNPADIPWGELGVDIVIESTGIFTKKADAAKHLAGGAKKVLISAPAKDEDITIVMGVNHDKYDAASHHVISNASCTTNCVAPMAKVLLENFGIVKGMMTTVHAYTNDQRILDFPHKDLRRARAAAENIIPTTTGAAKATALVIPELEGKLDGIAMRVPVPTGSVTDLVVELEREVTKDEVNAAFQKAAEGQLKGLLEYTEDPIVSSDIVNWPASCTFDSSLTMVQGKSVKVIGWYDNEWGYSNRLVDLTTFVGDRL, from the coding sequence GTGACGATCCGCGTAGGCATCAACGGCTTTGGCCGCATCGGTCGTAGCTACTTCCGCGCGCTGCTCGAGCAGGGTGCCGACATCGAGATCGTGGCTGTCAACGACCTGGGTGACACCGCGACCACCGCGCATCTGCTGAAGTACGACACGGTGATGGGCCGCCTCAAGGCGGAGGTGAGCCACACCGCCGACACGATCACCGTGGACGGCAAGACGTTCAAGGTGCTCTCCGAGCGCAACCCGGCCGACATCCCCTGGGGTGAGCTGGGCGTCGACATCGTCATCGAGTCGACCGGCATCTTCACCAAGAAGGCCGACGCCGCGAAGCACCTCGCGGGCGGCGCCAAGAAGGTCCTCATCTCGGCTCCGGCCAAGGACGAGGACATCACCATCGTGATGGGCGTCAACCACGACAAGTACGACGCGGCCAGCCACCACGTCATCTCCAACGCCTCCTGCACCACCAACTGTGTGGCGCCGATGGCCAAGGTTCTCCTGGAGAACTTCGGCATCGTCAAGGGCATGATGACCACGGTCCACGCGTACACCAACGACCAGCGCATCCTGGACTTCCCGCACAAGGACCTGCGCCGCGCCCGTGCCGCCGCCGAGAACATCATTCCGACCACCACGGGTGCCGCGAAGGCGACCGCCCTGGTGATCCCGGAGCTGGAGGGCAAGCTCGACGGCATCGCGATGCGCGTCCCGGTCCCGACGGGCTCCGTCACCGACCTGGTCGTGGAGCTGGAGCGCGAGGTCACCAAGGACGAGGTCAACGCCGCGTTCCAGAAGGCGGCCGAGGGTCAGCTCAAGGGTCTGCTGGAGTACACCGAGGACCCGATCGTCTCCTCCGACATCGTGAACTGGCCGGCCTCCTGCACCTTCGACTCCTCCCTGACCATGGTCCAGGGCAAGAGCGTGAAGGTCATCGGCTGGTACGACAACGAGTGGGGCTACTCCAACCGTCTGGTCGACCTGACCACCTTCGTCGGCGACCGGCTCTGA
- a CDS encoding MFS transporter, translated as MTTHGVTAGTAVTDTARAPAWRGGFGRLWSAAIISRFGDGLRTAALPLLAASLTDDPLLIASVTACGFLPWLLFGLLGGALADRVDQRRAMWTADLLRAALMAGFALAVALDLAGIALLLALAFLLTTVQTLFDNAATALLPAVVPRSALAGANARLMAGQQVAGGFLGAPLVPALLVLGASAPFTVNAATYLVGALLIASLRTRAPDRAPKAVGGTLRAEMAEGMRTLWRDGPLRGLAVATALSNVGIGALIATLVLHITGWLDAGNSGYAAALTAYGAASVAGGLLAPRLALRIGRIRSVLVAGIVQTCALLVLGTVRELWAAIGVMALFGVMGMVWNVNQATLVQERSPAGMLGRISSAFRTLAVAGAPLGALLGGLAASAWGLNAPALLAAGAFTLAVASLGVLIN; from the coding sequence GTGACCACACACGGGGTGACGGCCGGCACGGCGGTGACGGACACCGCACGGGCGCCCGCGTGGCGCGGCGGATTCGGGCGGCTCTGGAGCGCCGCGATCATCTCCCGGTTCGGCGACGGACTGCGCACCGCCGCGCTGCCGCTGCTCGCCGCCTCGCTCACCGACGACCCGCTGCTCATCGCCTCGGTGACGGCCTGCGGTTTTCTGCCCTGGCTGCTGTTCGGCCTGCTGGGCGGGGCCCTCGCCGACCGGGTGGACCAGCGCCGCGCGATGTGGACCGCCGACCTGCTGCGCGCCGCCCTGATGGCAGGCTTCGCACTCGCCGTGGCGCTGGACCTCGCCGGTATCGCGCTGCTCCTCGCCCTGGCGTTCCTGCTCACCACCGTCCAGACGCTTTTCGACAACGCCGCCACGGCCCTGCTGCCCGCCGTCGTCCCCCGATCCGCGCTCGCCGGTGCCAACGCCCGTCTCATGGCGGGCCAGCAGGTCGCCGGCGGCTTCCTGGGGGCTCCGCTGGTCCCCGCCCTGCTGGTCCTCGGCGCCTCCGCGCCGTTCACGGTCAACGCCGCCACGTATCTCGTCGGCGCGCTGCTCATCGCCTCCCTGCGGACGCGCGCACCGGACAGGGCCCCGAAAGCGGTCGGCGGCACCCTGCGGGCGGAGATGGCGGAGGGGATGCGCACCCTGTGGCGGGACGGCCCGCTCCGGGGCCTCGCCGTGGCGACAGCTCTGTCGAACGTCGGCATCGGTGCGCTGATCGCCACGCTGGTGCTGCACATCACCGGCTGGCTGGACGCGGGCAACAGCGGGTACGCGGCGGCCCTCACCGCGTACGGCGCCGCCAGTGTCGCGGGCGGACTCCTGGCACCCCGCCTCGCGCTCCGGATCGGCCGAATACGGAGCGTCCTCGTCGCGGGGATCGTCCAGACCTGCGCGCTCCTCGTACTCGGCACGGTCCGTGAACTGTGGGCGGCGATCGGTGTGATGGCGCTGTTCGGCGTGATGGGCATGGTCTGGAACGTGAACCAGGCGACGCTCGTGCAGGAGCGGAGCCCCGCCGGGATGCTGGGCCGCATCAGCTCCGCCTTCCGCACGCTCGCCGTCGCCGGGGCACCCCTCGGCGCGCTCCTCGGCGGTCTGGCCGCGAGCGCCTGGGGGCTGAACGCGCCCGCGCTGCTGGCGGCCGGAGCGTTCACGCTCGCCGTCGCCTCGCTGGGCGTTCTGATCAATTAG